A part of Limihaloglobus sulfuriphilus genomic DNA contains:
- a CDS encoding ISL3 family transposase, translated as MHPNYERCSNCKSRNTIHYGKRTRTFKMLPVGNTKVEMSVSIPRLHCNDCGSIRQPDLPFADPKKHYVRALKRYVIDLCRLASIRDVAQITGLSWDTVKDIHKEYLQKKYKSINLKTVRRIAIDEKYLGKKRKFITIVFDLDMGRVIHVGNGKGKDALKGFWKRLKTSKAKIKAVATDMASGYIFAVMDNLPKAELVLDHFHLVKWFNEKLTRLRRQMFNEADLIGKKILKGSRWLLLKCPENLKIHSQQNKDERYRLQQALELNQPLATAYYMKERLRLLFECASENNARTELYNWIKEAESSGIRILKEAARQLRIWRRLILNWYKYPISTGKVEAANRKIGTLQRNAYGYRDEEYLMLRIYHLHKSNYSLTG; from the coding sequence CTGCACCCTAATTATGAGAGGTGCTCTAACTGCAAGTCTCGTAATACTATACACTACGGTAAGAGAACAAGAACTTTCAAGATGCTTCCTGTGGGCAACACAAAAGTTGAAATGTCAGTCAGCATTCCCCGTCTGCACTGCAATGATTGCGGCAGCATTCGCCAGCCCGATTTACCCTTTGCTGATCCTAAAAAGCATTACGTCAGGGCCTTAAAGCGTTACGTAATTGACCTGTGCAGGTTAGCTTCTATCCGCGATGTTGCACAGATAACGGGATTGAGCTGGGATACGGTTAAAGATATTCATAAAGAGTACTTACAGAAAAAGTACAAGTCGATAAACCTCAAAACAGTCCGCCGGATAGCGATCGATGAAAAGTACCTGGGCAAGAAACGTAAATTCATTACCATAGTATTTGATCTGGATATGGGCAGGGTAATACATGTTGGAAATGGTAAGGGCAAGGATGCTCTAAAGGGATTCTGGAAACGCCTGAAAACTTCAAAGGCCAAAATCAAGGCAGTCGCCACAGATATGGCCAGCGGGTATATTTTTGCTGTGATGGATAATCTACCCAAAGCAGAGCTTGTACTGGATCACTTCCATCTGGTTAAATGGTTCAATGAGAAGCTTACAAGACTGCGAAGGCAAATGTTTAATGAAGCTGATCTGATTGGCAAAAAAATCTTGAAGGGTTCAAGGTGGTTGTTGCTTAAATGTCCTGAAAATCTCAAGATACATTCACAACAGAATAAAGATGAACGCTATCGTTTACAGCAGGCTCTGGAGTTAAATCAGCCTCTTGCAACGGCATATTACATGAAGGAGAGACTTAGGCTTTTGTTTGAGTGTGCCAGTGAGAATAATGCCAGAACCGAATTGTACAACTGGATAAAAGAAGCCGAATCAAGTGGTATCAGAATTCTCAAAGAAGCTGCAAGACAATTGAGGATTTGGAGACGGCTTATCCTCAACTGGTACAAATATCCTATCAGTACAGGCAAAGTAGAAGCAGCGAACCGCAAAATTGGAACCCTGCAACGTAACGCATACGGATACAGAGATGAGGAATATCTAATGCTGAGAATATACCACCTACACAAATCAAACTACTCATTAACCGGATGA
- a CDS encoding PEP-CTERM sorting domain-containing protein yields MRKMLCLLVCCLAGNFVGATTIYSNDFESSVGSEWSATTIKQTPSGQRFLGDWSNTLVTLSLGSIPSHTDIKLEFDLYILQTMDGNNGDIWTLAIQDGPVLLNTTFTNLNNSGQGPRQSYPDNYPSSHPAHTGASAVRSLGYKAGDSTYHLVYTFNHLEDDVVINFQGSSMQSVSDESWGLDNIIVTAVPEPTTISLLTIGFMGILKKRN; encoded by the coding sequence ATGAGAAAGATGCTATGTTTATTAGTGTGTTGTCTCGCCGGGAACTTTGTTGGTGCTACTACTATCTATTCCAATGATTTTGAGTCGTCCGTAGGTAGTGAATGGTCTGCAACTACTATTAAGCAGACTCCTTCCGGACAAAGATTTCTTGGGGATTGGTCAAACACCCTTGTCACTCTTTCATTGGGTAGTATTCCAAGTCATACAGATATAAAACTTGAGTTTGACTTGTATATTCTTCAAACGATGGATGGAAATAATGGTGACATTTGGACATTAGCAATTCAAGACGGCCCAGTGTTGCTTAATACCACTTTTACCAATTTAAATAATTCAGGCCAAGGACCAAGGCAATCATACCCTGACAACTATCCGAGTTCACACCCTGCCCATACGGGAGCTTCTGCTGTCCGCAGTTTGGGATACAAGGCTGGTGACTCAACTTATCATTTAGTTTATACTTTCAACCATCTTGAGGATGATGTTGTAATTAACTTCCAGGGTAGTAGTATGCAATCAGTAAGCGATGAAAGTTGGGGTTTGGATAATATTATTGTGACGGCAGTTCCTGAGCCAACAACTATTTCACTCCTTACAATAGGATTTATGGGCATCTTGAAAAAACGAAATTAA
- a CDS encoding DNA-methyltransferase: MLEISSLPEKQIRDVIEGKKHLWEAKAQVNKKRQQKDFENASKITLGKNIKLYCGDCLELANKYLKDDSIDCIITDPPYLTKQIDCFEKLGQIAQRVLKPSGFCCFYTGKLNLAEIINIASQYLDYYWQIIIQHYGSCGTNFNPKTIHAKKVNTFYKPILVFQKPPAKKCQKYFNDVINGSGIQKDLHPWQQSESELVPIVEAFTQVGDEIFDPFLGSGTTAIVSKNLKRKFVGFDVDENCLAATKRRLTEDLN, from the coding sequence TTGCTGGAGATATCCTCTCTGCCAGAAAAGCAAATAAGAGATGTTATTGAAGGCAAAAAGCATCTTTGGGAGGCTAAGGCACAAGTAAACAAGAAACGGCAACAAAAGGATTTTGAAAATGCTTCCAAAATAACACTCGGTAAAAATATAAAATTGTATTGTGGAGATTGCCTTGAGTTGGCAAACAAATATCTTAAGGATGACTCTATCGATTGTATCATTACTGACCCGCCATATCTTACAAAACAAATAGATTGTTTTGAAAAATTAGGGCAAATTGCCCAAAGAGTATTAAAACCCTCTGGCTTTTGCTGTTTCTATACTGGAAAATTAAATTTGGCTGAAATTATAAATATTGCAAGTCAATATCTTGATTATTACTGGCAGATAATAATCCAACATTATGGCAGTTGCGGCACAAATTTTAATCCAAAAACGATACATGCAAAAAAAGTTAACACATTCTATAAACCCATTTTAGTTTTCCAAAAACCTCCTGCTAAGAAATGTCAAAAATATTTTAATGACGTTATAAATGGGAGCGGCATACAAAAAGATTTGCACCCTTGGCAACAGTCAGAGTCAGAATTGGTTCCTATAGTTGAAGCCTTTACTCAAGTTGGCGACGAAATTTTTGACCCATTTTTGGGTTCTGGAACGACTGCCATTGTATCTAAAAATCTGAAAAGAAAATTCGTTGGATTTGATGTCGATGAGAATTGCCTTGCGGCAACAAAGAGGAGATTAACTGAAGATTTAAATTAA
- a CDS encoding PIN domain-containing protein, translating into MANTFRENLNNLSHSIKENIKDLLLEHSKLIYDDLNAGSTNFFVIGIGDYRWQELTLEGKRLQSKIRNEYNTYIEIVRCLIDEVHFCELNGYDKTVLKNVDQNDRCYIKNTEQAYSKVLEAFLEIDHLLDSLHSTEDETLLIADTCALLTNTKIETWKFDEFGEFCVVLTPAVLSELDSHKVNHRNEFVREKSNKLIRQIKEYRRRGSILSGVKINDNIHLRSIAVEPVFENSLPWLDENNNDDRFIATAFEIIKKNIRSAVYIVTTDINMQNKAENACLPFLEPPKKK; encoded by the coding sequence ATGGCAAATACTTTTAGAGAAAACCTAAATAATCTTAGCCACAGTATTAAAGAAAACATCAAAGATTTATTGTTAGAACACTCAAAATTGATATATGATGACCTTAATGCTGGCAGCACAAATTTTTTTGTAATTGGAATAGGTGATTACCGATGGCAGGAATTAACACTCGAGGGAAAACGATTACAAAGCAAAATACGCAATGAATATAATACTTATATTGAAATTGTTAGATGTTTAATTGATGAAGTTCATTTTTGCGAGTTAAATGGTTATGATAAAACTGTTCTGAAAAATGTTGACCAGAATGACCGGTGTTATATCAAAAATACTGAGCAAGCTTACAGTAAAGTATTGGAAGCATTTTTAGAAATAGACCATTTGCTCGATAGCCTCCATTCAACAGAAGATGAAACTTTGTTAATTGCAGATACTTGTGCTTTGTTGACCAACACCAAAATCGAAACTTGGAAATTCGATGAATTTGGAGAATTTTGTGTTGTATTAACTCCTGCGGTTCTATCAGAGCTTGATAGCCACAAAGTTAATCATAGAAATGAGTTTGTCAGAGAGAAATCTAACAAGCTCATACGTCAGATAAAAGAATATCGCAGAAGGGGTAGTATTCTCAGTGGTGTAAAAATAAATGATAATATTCATCTAAGAAGCATAGCCGTAGAACCTGTTTTTGAGAATTCGTTACCTTGGCTTGATGAAAATAATAACGATGACAGATTTATTGCTACTGCTTTTGAGATAATAAAAAAGAATATTCGTTCTGCTGTTTATATTGTTACTACTGATATTAATATGCAGAATAAGGCAGAGAATGCATGTTTGCCTTTTTTAGAACCACCAAAGAAAAAGTAA
- a CDS encoding type I restriction endonuclease subunit R has translation MNDVGQIERKTQNRVVRLFGDSLGYSYLGDWHDRANNSNIEEGILSAYLRDKRGYGDNLVKKALYQLNKAANNLSEGLYAANGNVYQLLRYGVKVKAHAGENTETVHLIDWENPLENEFAIAEEVTVYGMHDKRPDIVLYVNGIALGIMELKRSTVSIGNGIRQNIVNQRREFIQPFFSTVQLIFAGNDTQGLRYGAIGTPEKYYLKWKEDGDVENLLDKYLLKMCDKERFLEIIRDFILFDGGKKKICRPHQYFGVKASQEHVKRREGGIIWHTQGSGKSLVMVWLAKWILENNPNARVLIVTDRDELDKQIERVFNEAGEKIVRTSSGRDLIRQLEQPLPRMLCSLIHKFGRKDVNDFKAYVKELEESPSIAAGELFVFVDECHRTNKTDKEDNGKLHRTMKAMLSSAVFIGFTGTPLLKSGKQTSLEVFGRYIHTYKFNEAVEDEVVLDLVYEARDIDQKITSQDKIDEWFEVKTRGLNDFQKSELKKKWGTMQRVLSGKSRLEKIVSDIIFDFNVKPRLNSDFGNAILVAGSIYEACRYFELFQKTEMKDKCALITSYSPNTQDITTEDTGENTETEKEFMYNTYTQLLGGTSTEKYEDKAKAKFIKEPANMKLLIVVDKLLTGFDAPPCTYLYIDKSMQDHGLFQAICRVNRLDSEDKEFGYIVDYKDLFRKVEDAVSVYTSELDYDDFEKEDVDVLLKDRLEKGKERLDNALEEIYMLCEPVEPPKDSLAYIRYFCGNPENEDELKNTEVQRNMLYKMAAALIRAYANISAEMEEAGFTESEIKDINERVNFYLNLRDEIKNASGETLDMKPYEADMRHMIDTFIQAEDSREISPFGDMTLIDIIVNSGIADAVSSLPKGIRGDRDAVAETIENNVRKKIIEKKVVDPAYYERMSELLKEIIRERKDKAIIYEEYLKKIAELAKNVDKPSSDSVPSIIKTNAQRALYNNLGKNAELALQIHDAIMRTKRADFRGDKPKENEIKAELYKILQDKDEVERIFGIAVEQHEY, from the coding sequence ATGAATGATGTTGGACAGATAGAGCGTAAGACGCAGAACCGTGTGGTCAGGTTGTTTGGGGACTCGCTTGGGTATTCGTATCTTGGCGATTGGCATGACCGTGCCAATAACAGCAATATCGAAGAGGGTATCCTGTCTGCATATTTGAGGGATAAAAGGGGATACGGCGATAATCTTGTAAAGAAGGCTTTATACCAATTAAACAAGGCGGCTAACAACCTTAGCGAGGGCTTGTATGCAGCCAACGGTAATGTTTATCAGCTGCTTCGATACGGCGTAAAGGTAAAGGCTCATGCCGGAGAGAATACCGAAACAGTCCACCTGATTGACTGGGAGAATCCGCTGGAGAATGAGTTTGCCATCGCCGAGGAGGTTACAGTCTATGGAATGCACGACAAAAGGCCTGATATTGTTCTGTATGTAAACGGAATCGCCCTGGGGATTATGGAACTCAAACGCAGCACAGTTTCGATTGGCAATGGAATTCGCCAGAATATTGTCAACCAACGCAGGGAATTTATTCAGCCCTTCTTCTCGACCGTTCAGCTGATTTTTGCCGGTAATGATACGCAGGGCCTGCGGTATGGGGCGATTGGGACTCCCGAGAAGTATTATCTCAAGTGGAAGGAAGACGGCGATGTAGAGAACCTGCTGGACAAATACCTGCTTAAAATGTGCGATAAAGAACGTTTTCTGGAAATTATCCGCGATTTTATCCTCTTTGACGGCGGGAAAAAGAAGATATGCCGCCCGCATCAGTATTTCGGGGTAAAGGCTTCTCAGGAGCACGTAAAAAGGCGTGAAGGCGGTATAATCTGGCATACGCAGGGAAGCGGCAAGAGCCTTGTGATGGTCTGGCTTGCCAAGTGGATACTTGAGAACAATCCAAATGCCCGGGTTCTGATAGTAACAGACAGGGATGAGCTGGACAAACAGATTGAAAGGGTCTTTAACGAAGCCGGAGAAAAAATAGTTCGAACCAGCAGCGGCAGGGATTTAATCAGACAGCTTGAACAGCCGCTGCCCCGGATGCTGTGCTCGCTGATTCATAAGTTCGGCAGGAAGGATGTAAATGATTTCAAGGCGTATGTTAAAGAGCTGGAAGAATCTCCTTCAATCGCTGCGGGTGAACTGTTTGTATTTGTTGACGAGTGTCACAGGACCAACAAGACCGATAAGGAGGATAACGGCAAGCTTCACAGGACCATGAAGGCTATGCTGAGCAGTGCGGTTTTTATCGGCTTTACGGGGACTCCGCTGCTCAAAAGCGGCAAACAGACCAGCCTTGAGGTATTTGGAAGGTATATCCATACATATAAATTCAATGAGGCGGTTGAAGATGAGGTCGTTCTGGATTTGGTCTATGAGGCCAGGGATATCGACCAGAAGATAACATCACAGGATAAAATAGATGAATGGTTTGAGGTAAAGACAAGGGGTCTTAACGATTTTCAGAAATCAGAGCTCAAGAAGAAATGGGGCACGATGCAGAGGGTGCTCAGCGGCAAGTCGAGATTAGAGAAGATTGTAAGCGATATTATTTTTGATTTTAATGTCAAGCCGCGTTTAAACTCTGACTTTGGCAACGCTATTCTGGTGGCAGGCAGTATCTATGAGGCGTGCCGGTATTTTGAACTATTTCAGAAGACCGAGATGAAGGATAAGTGTGCCCTGATAACTTCCTATTCACCCAATACACAGGATATAACTACAGAGGATACAGGAGAAAATACCGAGACGGAAAAAGAGTTTATGTATAATACCTATACTCAACTGCTCGGGGGCACATCGACAGAGAAGTATGAAGATAAGGCCAAGGCAAAGTTCATAAAAGAACCTGCCAATATGAAACTGCTTATCGTCGTCGATAAACTCCTCACAGGCTTTGACGCTCCGCCCTGCACCTATCTCTATATCGACAAGAGTATGCAGGACCACGGGCTGTTCCAGGCTATCTGCCGGGTAAACAGGCTTGACAGCGAAGATAAGGAATTCGGATATATAGTTGACTATAAGGATTTGTTCAGAAAGGTCGAGGATGCGGTTTCGGTCTATACTTCTGAGCTTGACTATGATGATTTTGAGAAGGAAGATGTGGATGTTCTGTTAAAAGACCGCTTAGAGAAGGGAAAGGAGCGGCTTGATAACGCCCTTGAAGAGATTTATATGCTGTGTGAGCCTGTAGAGCCGCCCAAAGATTCACTGGCATATATACGCTATTTCTGCGGGAATCCTGAAAACGAGGACGAACTCAAGAATACAGAAGTTCAAAGGAATATGTTATACAAGATGGCAGCGGCTTTGATACGGGCATACGCCAATATATCCGCGGAAATGGAAGAGGCAGGATTTACTGAAAGCGAAATCAAAGATATAAATGAGAGGGTTAATTTCTATCTGAACCTGAGAGATGAAATCAAGAATGCCAGCGGAGAAACGCTTGATATGAAGCCGTATGAGGCGGATATGCGTCATATGATAGATACTTTTATACAGGCAGAAGATTCGAGGGAAATCTCACCGTTCGGAGATATGACGTTAATTGACATCATTGTGAACAGCGGGATTGCTGATGCTGTTAGCAGCCTTCCAAAGGGTATCAGGGGTGACAGGGACGCTGTAGCAGAGACGATAGAAAACAACGTCAGGAAGAAAATTATTGAGAAAAAAGTAGTTGACCCTGCATACTACGAGCGTATGTCGGAGCTTTTAAAAGAGATTATCAGGGAAAGAAAAGACAAGGCTATCATCTATGAGGAATATCTGAAAAAAATAGCTGAATTGGCGAAAAATGTGGATAAGCCCAGCAGTGATTCTGTTCCTTCGATTATAAAAACCAATGCCCAACGGGCTTTGTATAATAATCTGGGCAAGAACGCAGAACTGGCTCTTCAAATACATGATGCCATTATGCGAACAAAAAGAGCTGATTTTCGGGGTGATAAGCCAAAAGAAAACGAGATAAAGGCAGAACTGTATAAGATTTTACAGGACAAAGATGAGGTAGAGCGGATTTTTGGAATAGCTGTAGAGCAACATGAATACTGA
- a CDS encoding restriction endonuclease subunit S: MYYLYTSLKLERFGTGSGVPTLNRNDIHGFKIPLPTKEEQEAIAGALSDVDELISALDGLIEKKRNIKKGAMQELLTGKKRLPGFEKKKGYKQTEIGVIPEDWDVKQLGELFDITSSKRVFQSEWKSQGIPFYRARELAVLGECGTVQNELFISEEMYRGYKKVYGVPKPGDMLVTGVGTLGKTYVALGDHEFYFKDGNIIWFKNSGKVSADYLKQLYLTKLITKQIEDASAGTTVGTYTITGAKKTIIPFPLLGEQNAIARVLNDMDSEIETLEQKRDKYKSIKQGMMQELLTGKTRLV; the protein is encoded by the coding sequence ATTTATTATTTATATACATCGCTAAAACTTGAAAGATTTGGGACAGGCTCCGGTGTTCCAACTTTAAATAGAAATGATATTCATGGCTTTAAAATCCCCCTCCCCACCAAAGAAGAGCAGGAGGCCATTGCCGGTGCTTTGTCAGATGTTGACGAGCTTATATCTGCGTTGGATGGGCTGATAGAAAAAAAACGGAACATCAAGAAGGGTGCGATGCAGGAACTGCTGACAGGCAAAAAGAGACTGCCGGGGTTTGAGAAGAAAAAGGGGTATAAGCAGACCGAGATTGGTGTTATTCCTGAAGATTGGGATGTGAAACAACTTGGAGAACTTTTTGATATTACATCAAGCAAGAGAGTTTTTCAAAGTGAATGGAAATCACAAGGTATACCATTTTATAGAGCCAGAGAGTTAGCTGTTTTAGGAGAGTGTGGCACTGTTCAGAATGAACTATTTATTAGTGAGGAAATGTATCGAGGCTATAAAAAAGTTTATGGCGTTCCTAAGCCAGGGGATATGTTAGTGACAGGTGTTGGAACATTAGGGAAAACTTATGTAGCTCTTGGAGACCACGAATTCTATTTTAAAGATGGCAATATTATTTGGTTCAAGAACTCTGGCAAAGTTAGTGCTGATTATTTGAAGCAACTTTATCTTACCAAACTAATAACGAAACAAATAGAGGACGCTTCTGCAGGGACTACAGTTGGAACATATACTATAACAGGTGCAAAAAAAACGATTATACCTTTTCCTTTATTGGGAGAACAAAATGCCATCGCACGAGTTCTAAACGATATGGATTCAGAAATCGAAACCTTAGAGCAGAAACGTGATAAATATAAATCGATTAAGCAGGGAATGATGCAGGAGTTATTAACAGGCAAGACGAGGTTAGTATGA
- a CDS encoding ParB N-terminal domain-containing protein, which yields MKIAVNKEFKNLIFPLTQQEKDILERSILKYGVKDKLVVWDNGRNVLVDGHHRWEIIQKHQIRKYEIQKLKFKHKSEVVNWIIENQMGRRNCTPGAISYLRGLRYKNEKGSHGGDRIATSGHSAHLKTSKRLATFYNVDEKTIRRDEKFYEAINSIEDAYPTPKTKAEIKNRILTGQISHSKRLAGDILSARKANKRCY from the coding sequence ATGAAAATTGCAGTAAATAAAGAATTTAAGAATTTGATTTTTCCGCTAACGCAACAAGAAAAAGATATCTTGGAGAGGTCAATTTTAAAATATGGGGTTAAGGATAAATTGGTCGTTTGGGATAATGGGCGTAATGTCCTAGTCGATGGTCATCACAGATGGGAAATTATACAGAAACACCAAATTAGAAAATATGAAATACAAAAGCTGAAATTTAAGCATAAAAGTGAGGTGGTAAATTGGATAATCGAAAACCAAATGGGTCGCCGGAACTGCACTCCAGGAGCGATATCATATCTACGCGGATTGAGATATAAAAACGAAAAGGGCTCTCACGGAGGCGACAGAATAGCAACAAGTGGACATTCTGCCCACTTGAAAACGTCGAAAAGGTTAGCAACGTTTTATAATGTCGATGAGAAAACGATACGCAGAGATGAAAAGTTTTATGAAGCGATTAACTCTATTGAAGACGCATATCCCACTCCCAAAACAAAAGCAGAAATCAAGAATAGAATCTTAACAGGGCAAATATCTCATAGCAAAAGACTTGCTGGAGATATCCTCTCTGCCAGAAAAGCAAATAAGAGATGTTATTGA
- a CDS encoding SprT family zinc-dependent metalloprotease, producing the protein MHIIRLGDIDVDVVQKDIKNLHLSVYPPTGRVHISAPLRMNLETIRIFAISKLGWIKKQQAKLVNQKREAPREYISRESHRFLGKRYLLKIIEHDAPPKVEIKHKTLEMYVRPNTDTPKRHAVLEEWYRQKLKEMLPELIEKLEKKIPVRVAECRVKKMKTKWGTCNVDARRIWVNLELAKKPLHCLEYILVHEMTHLLERHHNSRFVDYMDHFLPQWRSYKDDLNRYPVSHIDWKY; encoded by the coding sequence ATGCATATAATAAGGCTTGGCGATATAGATGTAGATGTGGTGCAGAAGGATATCAAAAACCTGCACTTGAGCGTCTATCCGCCTACCGGCAGGGTTCATATATCCGCACCTCTGAGGATGAACCTGGAAACGATACGTATCTTTGCTATTTCCAAATTGGGCTGGATAAAAAAACAGCAGGCTAAACTTGTTAATCAAAAAAGAGAGGCTCCCAGAGAGTATATTTCAAGAGAAAGCCACCGTTTTCTGGGCAAGAGGTATCTGTTGAAGATTATAGAACACGATGCTCCGCCGAAGGTTGAAATTAAACACAAAACCCTTGAAATGTATGTGCGGCCAAATACCGATACGCCAAAAAGACATGCTGTTTTAGAAGAATGGTATCGCCAGAAATTGAAGGAGATGCTGCCTGAACTCATCGAAAAACTGGAAAAGAAAATACCTGTCAGGGTTGCAGAGTGCAGGGTTAAGAAAATGAAGACGAAATGGGGAACCTGCAATGTTGATGCGAGGCGTATATGGGTTAATCTGGAGCTGGCTAAAAAACCTTTGCATTGTTTGGAATATATCCTTGTCCATGAGATGACCCATCTCTTGGAGAGACATCATAATAGCCGTTTTGTTGATTATATGGACCATTTTCTACCCCAGTGGCGTTCGTATAAAGATGATTTGAACCGATATCCAGTTAGTCATATTGATTGGAAATACTAA
- a CDS encoding IS30 family transposase yields the protein MRAYKQLTEDDRIEIYAMKQAGNQQKQIAAALGVSPSTISRELARNTGLRGYRPKQAQQKALYRRMAARKAVKMKPETIEYIESRLRQQHSPEQIAKRMKTDPHWQGPAVSHERIYQHIWQDKARGETLYTHLRIAGTKQRRKRRNSRDRRGTIKNRVGIEKRPPVVERKNRIGDWEGDTVVGKNHQGALVTLVDRKSKLTLIGKVDRYTAEAVERTIIALIGTLPRRTYTLTVDNGKEFSNHESIAHNLKIKVFFADPYSAWERGLNENTNGLIRQYVPKGSDIRMLTNQKIEHIMNRLNNRPRKSLGFLTPNEVFYKRKKLTG from the coding sequence ATGAGAGCGTACAAGCAGCTCACCGAAGACGATCGTATCGAAATATATGCCATGAAGCAAGCAGGAAATCAACAAAAACAAATAGCTGCGGCGTTGGGCGTTTCTCCCAGCACGATCAGCAGGGAACTGGCCCGCAATACAGGTCTGCGGGGCTATCGCCCTAAGCAGGCCCAGCAAAAGGCTTTATATCGACGGATGGCCGCCCGTAAAGCAGTCAAAATGAAGCCGGAGACGATAGAATACATTGAATCCCGCCTCCGGCAGCAACATTCGCCGGAGCAGATCGCAAAACGCATGAAAACCGATCCCCACTGGCAGGGGCCGGCCGTCAGTCATGAGCGGATTTACCAGCACATTTGGCAGGATAAAGCCCGGGGAGAAACCCTGTATACCCATCTGCGGATTGCCGGGACCAAACAAAGAAGAAAACGAAGAAACAGCCGGGACCGGCGTGGAACGATCAAAAACAGGGTTGGTATCGAAAAACGCCCACCGGTTGTAGAGAGAAAAAACCGCATCGGGGACTGGGAAGGCGACACCGTCGTGGGGAAAAACCATCAGGGAGCCCTGGTAACCCTGGTTGACCGCAAAAGCAAGCTGACGCTGATCGGTAAGGTAGATCGTTATACCGCCGAAGCGGTTGAACGGACCATTATCGCCCTGATCGGCACGCTGCCCCGACGAACCTATACACTGACAGTGGACAATGGCAAAGAATTTTCAAACCATGAATCTATTGCCCATAACCTTAAAATTAAGGTCTTCTTTGCCGATCCCTACAGTGCATGGGAGCGGGGCTTGAATGAGAATACCAATGGCTTGATCCGTCAGTATGTACCAAAAGGAAGTGACATCCGAATGCTGACCAATCAGAAGATTGAGCACATAATGAATCGACTGAATAATCGACCCAGAAAATCTCTTGGATTTTTAACCCCAAATGAAGTATTCTATAAGAGGAAAAAACTAACAGGATAA
- a CDS encoding helix-turn-helix domain-containing protein: protein MREEAGLTQRQIGKLLNKPQSYIYNCEVANRRVDITEFILWAEACGVNPKTAFNNLLKELK, encoded by the coding sequence ATGAGAGAAGAGGCAGGTTTGACTCAAAGGCAGATAGGAAAGCTCTTAAATAAGCCACAATCCTATATTTATAACTGCGAAGTTGCCAATCGAAGAGTTGATATCACTGAATTTATCCTTTGGGCAGAGGCTTGTGGGGTAAATCCCAAAACAGCCTTTAATAACTTGTTAAAAGAGCTTAAATAG